From the genome of Haloterrigena sp. KLK7, one region includes:
- a CDS encoding ABC transporter ATP-binding protein, translating to MATEPIETDDRGADETILRTDELVKKFGQFTATDRVDLTVERGEFRSIIGPNGAGKTTLFNLVTGALPVTDGRIYFDGEDITTLSPAERVRRGIGRSFQISNIFGGLSVRENVRLAAQSIDRDRYGFVESLFKPTDRYDGMNDRTDRILERIGLSDVADEEANALAYGDKRRLEIGVVLATEPDLVLFDEPTAGMSVEETRETIELIEDVLVDQTLLLIEHDIELVMELSDRITVLNRGQILAEGTPDEIAANQDVQDAYLGGMME from the coding sequence ATGGCTACGGAACCGATCGAAACGGACGACCGAGGCGCGGACGAGACGATCCTCCGAACGGACGAGCTGGTCAAGAAATTCGGGCAGTTCACCGCGACCGATCGCGTCGATCTGACGGTCGAACGCGGCGAGTTCCGCAGTATCATCGGTCCGAACGGTGCGGGAAAGACCACGCTGTTCAACCTCGTCACCGGCGCGTTGCCGGTCACCGACGGCCGGATCTACTTCGACGGCGAGGACATCACGACGCTCTCGCCCGCGGAACGCGTCCGCCGCGGCATCGGCCGCTCGTTCCAGATTTCGAATATCTTCGGCGGACTCAGCGTCCGCGAGAACGTCAGGTTGGCGGCGCAGTCGATCGACCGTGATCGGTACGGGTTCGTCGAATCGCTGTTCAAACCGACCGACCGGTACGACGGGATGAACGACCGGACCGACCGGATCCTCGAGCGCATCGGACTGAGCGACGTCGCCGACGAGGAGGCGAACGCGCTCGCGTACGGCGACAAGCGACGGCTCGAGATCGGCGTCGTCCTCGCGACCGAACCCGACCTGGTGTTGTTCGACGAGCCGACCGCCGGCATGAGCGTCGAAGAGACCAGGGAGACGATCGAGCTGATCGAAGACGTACTGGTCGACCAGACGCTGCTGCTCATCGAACACGACATCGAACTCGTCATGGAACTCTCCGACCGCATCACCGTGTTGAATCGCGGGCAGATCCTCGCGGAGGGGACGCCCGACGAAATCGCCGCGAATCAGGACGTCCAGGACGCGTATCTCGGGGGGATGATGGAATGA
- a CDS encoding helix-turn-helix domain-containing protein has protein sequence MIDECLAVEFRVQNDDCPLSEATRDVDVEIGAQPPQHRSDGYDLLKFSSPKSERLTRVLDDDDRISYLHVSRTDGRYRYRCLSKEPCVVHRLIDGGLIVETLRYRDGAAMIFGAVVGRDVLKGVMEAAGETVGVTLERVYPMRAEAKESPGNRWNLTPAQEECLRTALEMGYFTIPRGVSSEAVADELGISKSAFLERLRRGEAALFRQIFS, from the coding sequence CGGTCGAATTCCGCGTTCAGAACGACGATTGCCCGCTTTCGGAGGCGACGCGGGACGTCGACGTCGAGATCGGTGCGCAGCCGCCACAGCACCGCAGCGACGGCTACGATCTCCTTAAGTTCAGTTCGCCCAAGAGCGAGCGGCTCACTCGAGTGCTCGACGACGACGACCGGATCTCGTACCTGCACGTCTCGAGGACCGACGGCCGCTATCGGTACCGCTGCCTGTCGAAAGAGCCCTGCGTCGTCCACCGACTGATCGACGGCGGACTCATCGTCGAGACGCTGCGATACCGCGACGGCGCGGCGATGATCTTCGGCGCGGTCGTCGGTCGCGACGTCCTCAAGGGCGTCATGGAGGCCGCCGGCGAGACCGTCGGGGTCACGCTCGAGCGCGTCTATCCCATGCGGGCCGAAGCGAAGGAATCTCCCGGCAACCGATGGAACCTCACGCCGGCCCAGGAGGAGTGCCTTCGGACGGCCCTCGAGATGGGATACTTCACTATCCCCCGGGGCGTCTCGTCGGAGGCGGTCGCTGACGAGCTCGGAATCAGTAAATCGGCGTTTCTCGAGCGACTCCGACGCGGCGAGGCGGCGCTGTTCCGCCAGATTTTCAGCTGA
- a CDS encoding ABC transporter permease, with product MVGGILQQLVDGLTIGVVYVLLAAGLSVIFGVMHVINFAHGELFALGAYFALALIAPFGGTAFFAALFVAPLLVGLLGVAIERYTVRPLYGRNPLYHILLTFGLVLVINDLIYLIWEPGNVNLPTPAVLSGTIDVVGLNASVYNMFVIVFGAAMALSVWATLEHTKYGLIIRAGSQDRQMVRNLGIDIDRYYSLVFGMGAALAAVAGIILGGYQTVSPEMGMSVIIPAFVIVVLGGLGSFKGAVAGGLLVGIIQTLLRTYAPILEGMVIFLLMIGILLVRPRGLFGVEMEEEGGELLTGSGGVLDDRTRKRVGLAAIGLLAVIPLGAGTFYSTYTVTLVIEILVWALFALSLDFVMGYTGLVSLGHALFYGLGAYAVAIALLHVSQSAFVAIALAIVISAAIAWVVGYLSIRVSGVYFAMITLGFAELFYNMLYRLEITGGSEGLFGISTYYGIAGTGVALDEIGLFVGPVALTGQSLFYYIALTALIGSFLLTRRMLNSPFGSVLKSIRENEQRATFLGYETTRYKRRAFVVSGALAGLAGGLFTLNSGYAAPSFAYWLHSGEVIVMVILGGMGTLYGPIIGATVFFGLEEILTDFTPRWRLVLGTIFVLFVIFLPRGLVSLPARLKPLVTRDSGRGAEPTPDDSGVRGDD from the coding sequence ATGGTTGGTGGAATCTTACAACAACTGGTCGACGGGCTGACGATCGGCGTGGTGTACGTCCTCTTGGCCGCCGGGCTGTCGGTCATCTTCGGCGTCATGCACGTCATCAACTTCGCTCACGGCGAACTGTTCGCGCTGGGCGCGTACTTCGCCCTGGCGCTGATCGCGCCGTTCGGCGGGACGGCGTTTTTCGCCGCGTTGTTCGTCGCACCGCTGCTCGTCGGTCTCCTCGGCGTCGCGATCGAACGGTACACGGTGCGACCGTTGTACGGACGGAATCCGCTGTACCACATTCTGTTGACGTTCGGGCTGGTGCTGGTCATCAACGACCTGATCTACCTGATCTGGGAGCCCGGCAACGTCAACCTCCCGACCCCGGCGGTCCTCTCGGGAACGATCGACGTCGTCGGACTCAACGCCAGCGTGTACAACATGTTCGTCATCGTCTTCGGCGCCGCGATGGCGCTCTCCGTCTGGGCGACGCTCGAGCACACGAAGTACGGTCTGATTATTCGTGCGGGTTCCCAGGACCGGCAGATGGTCCGGAACCTCGGTATCGATATCGATCGCTACTATTCGCTGGTCTTCGGAATGGGGGCGGCGCTCGCCGCGGTCGCCGGGATCATCCTCGGCGGCTACCAAACGGTCAGCCCCGAGATGGGGATGTCGGTCATCATTCCGGCGTTCGTCATCGTCGTCCTCGGCGGCCTGGGCAGCTTCAAGGGGGCCGTCGCCGGCGGGCTCCTCGTCGGCATCATTCAGACGCTCCTGCGGACGTACGCGCCGATCCTCGAGGGAATGGTGATCTTCCTGCTGATGATCGGGATTCTCCTCGTCCGGCCCCGCGGACTGTTCGGAGTCGAGATGGAGGAGGAAGGCGGCGAACTGCTGACCGGATCCGGCGGCGTCCTCGACGATCGGACCCGGAAGCGGGTCGGACTCGCGGCGATCGGGCTACTCGCCGTGATCCCGCTCGGGGCGGGGACGTTCTATTCGACGTACACGGTCACGCTCGTGATCGAGATTCTCGTCTGGGCGCTGTTCGCGCTCAGTCTGGACTTCGTGATGGGGTACACCGGACTGGTCTCGCTCGGTCACGCGCTGTTCTACGGGCTCGGCGCGTACGCCGTCGCGATCGCGTTACTGCACGTGAGCCAGTCGGCGTTCGTCGCGATCGCGCTCGCGATCGTCATCTCCGCGGCCATCGCGTGGGTCGTCGGTTACCTCTCGATCCGCGTCTCCGGCGTCTACTTCGCGATGATCACGCTCGGCTTCGCCGAACTGTTCTACAACATGCTGTACCGACTCGAGATCACCGGCGGCTCCGAGGGGTTGTTCGGGATCTCGACGTACTACGGGATCGCCGGGACGGGAGTGGCGCTCGACGAGATCGGTCTCTTCGTCGGTCCGGTCGCCCTGACCGGGCAGTCGCTGTTCTACTACATCGCGTTGACCGCCCTGATCGGGTCGTTCCTCCTCACCCGACGAATGCTCAACTCGCCGTTCGGGTCGGTCCTCAAGTCGATCCGCGAGAACGAACAGCGAGCGACGTTCCTCGGTTACGAGACGACCCGGTACAAACGCCGCGCGTTCGTGGTCAGCGGGGCGCTGGCCGGCCTGGCCGGCGGGCTCTTCACGCTCAACTCGGGGTACGCGGCGCCGTCGTTCGCCTACTGGCTCCACTCCGGCGAGGTGATCGTGATGGTCATTCTCGGCGGGATGGGGACGCTCTACGGGCCAATCATCGGCGCGACCGTGTTCTTCGGCCTCGAGGAGATCCTCACCGACTTCACGCCGCGATGGCGACTGGTGCTCGGGACGATTTTCGTCCTGTTCGTGATCTTCCTCCCGCGCGGACTGGTCTCGCTTCCGGCTCGGCTCAAACCCCTCGTGACGAGGGATTCGGGTCGGGGCGCGGAACCGACCCCGGACGACTCGGGCGTCAGAGGTGACGACTGA
- the paaI gene encoding hydroxyphenylacetyl-CoA thioesterase PaaI: protein MADIETVRRRIESDAYCETLGIELVDLEPGAASTRLEVSEDLTNFHGTPHGGAIYSLADAAFAAASNSHGETAVALETNVSYLEAVEVGAVLTATAAETHGGGRTAEYEVVVTDEADDRIATFRGRVYKP from the coding sequence ATGGCAGACATCGAAACGGTTCGTCGGCGCATCGAGAGCGACGCCTACTGCGAGACCCTCGGTATCGAACTCGTCGACCTCGAGCCGGGGGCCGCGAGCACTCGCCTCGAAGTGAGCGAGGACCTGACGAACTTCCACGGTACGCCCCACGGCGGGGCGATCTACTCGCTGGCCGACGCGGCCTTCGCCGCGGCGTCGAACTCCCACGGGGAGACCGCGGTCGCACTGGAGACGAACGTCTCGTACCTCGAGGCCGTCGAGGTCGGCGCCGTTCTCACCGCGACCGCGGCGGAGACCCACGGCGGCGGTCGGACGGCCGAGTACGAGGTCGTCGTCACGGACGAGGCCGACGATCGGATCGCGACGTTTCGAGGACGCGTGTACAAACCGTGA
- a CDS encoding ABC transporter ATP-binding protein, whose translation MSAEPLLSVDAIDSGYGDTQVLRELSLSIAEGEVVSLVGRNGAGKTTTLRTIMGILEPSSGTVRYRGEDISTLDATETVARGLALVPEERQIFPELTVRENLQIADYGGASDVDSLSIEEALEMFENLKARTANAGSSLSGGEQQMLAIARALVGGADLILLDEPTEGLAPYIVQDVMDIVRELNDRGITVLLVEQNVHVCLELADRNYVINQGEIVYEGTAAELEANDEILDRYLGVTA comes from the coding sequence ATGAGCGCCGAACCGCTGCTCTCGGTCGACGCGATCGATTCGGGATACGGGGACACGCAGGTGCTTCGCGAGCTATCGCTCTCGATAGCCGAAGGCGAGGTCGTCTCGCTGGTGGGCCGCAACGGCGCCGGCAAGACGACGACGCTGCGGACGATCATGGGTATCCTCGAACCGTCGAGCGGCACCGTCCGCTATCGGGGCGAGGATATTTCGACGCTCGACGCGACGGAAACGGTCGCTCGCGGGCTCGCGCTCGTCCCCGAGGAGCGCCAGATCTTCCCCGAACTGACCGTTCGAGAGAACCTGCAGATCGCCGACTACGGCGGTGCGTCTGACGTCGATTCGCTGTCGATCGAGGAAGCCCTCGAGATGTTCGAGAACCTGAAAGCGCGGACGGCGAACGCCGGATCGTCCCTGTCCGGCGGCGAACAGCAGATGTTGGCGATCGCCCGCGCGCTCGTCGGCGGCGCCGATCTCATCCTGCTCGACGAGCCGACCGAGGGACTCGCGCCGTACATCGTCCAGGACGTGATGGACATCGTTCGCGAACTCAACGACCGGGGCATCACCGTCTTGCTCGTCGAGCAGAACGTCCACGTCTGCCTCGAGCTCGCGGACCGGAACTACGTCATCAATCAGGGCGAGATCGTCTACGAGGGGACCGCCGCGGAGCTCGAGGCGAACGACGAGATCCTCGATCGGTATCTCGGCGTCACCGCGTAA